The Bacteroides acidifaciens genome includes a region encoding these proteins:
- a CDS encoding 3-methyl-2-oxobutanoate dehydrogenase subunit VorB — translation MAEEVVLMKGNEAIAHAAIRCGADGYFGYPITPQSEVLETLAELKPWETTGMVVLQAESEVAAINMVYGGAGSGKMVMTSSSSPGVSLKQEGISYLAGAELPCLIVNVMRGGPGLGTIQPSQADYFQTVKGGGHGDYRLIALAPASVQEMADFVALGFELAFKYRNPAIILADGVIGQMMEKVVLPAQKPRRTDEEVIAQCPWATTGKAKDRKPNIITSLELKPEAMEINNLRFQAKYREIEENEVRFEEINCEDAEYLIVAFGSMARIGQKAMELAREKGIKVGILRPITLWPFPTKAIAAYADKVKGMLVTELNAGQMIEDVRLAVNGKVKVEHFGRLGGIVPDPDEIVTALEEKIIK, via the coding sequence ATGGCAGAAGAAGTTGTATTAATGAAAGGAAACGAAGCCATCGCCCACGCGGCCATCCGTTGCGGTGCGGACGGATACTTCGGTTATCCTATTACTCCCCAATCGGAAGTGTTGGAAACGCTCGCCGAACTGAAACCGTGGGAAACAACTGGCATGGTAGTACTCCAAGCTGAAAGTGAAGTGGCAGCTATCAATATGGTATATGGCGGCGCAGGCAGCGGAAAGATGGTAATGACCTCATCTTCAAGCCCGGGCGTAAGTTTAAAACAGGAAGGTATCTCCTACCTGGCGGGTGCCGAGCTTCCTTGTCTGATTGTAAACGTGATGCGTGGCGGTCCCGGATTGGGCACTATCCAACCGAGTCAGGCCGACTACTTCCAAACGGTAAAAGGCGGTGGTCACGGTGACTACCGACTGATTGCCCTCGCTCCGGCATCCGTACAGGAAATGGCGGATTTCGTTGCACTAGGATTCGAACTGGCTTTCAAATACCGCAACCCGGCTATCATCCTCGCCGACGGTGTTATCGGACAGATGATGGAAAAAGTAGTTCTTCCTGCACAGAAGCCACGCCGTACGGATGAAGAAGTGATTGCACAATGCCCGTGGGCTACCACCGGAAAAGCAAAAGACCGTAAGCCGAACATTATCACTTCCCTCGAACTGAAACCGGAAGCGATGGAAATAAACAATCTCCGTTTCCAGGCCAAATACCGTGAAATAGAAGAAAACGAGGTACGCTTCGAAGAAATAAACTGCGAAGATGCGGAATATCTGATTGTTGCTTTCGGTTCAATGGCACGTATCGGTCAGAAAGCAATGGAACTGGCACGCGAAAAAGGTATCAAAGTAGGTATCCTTCGTCCTATCACATTATGGCCGTTCCCGACAAAAGCAATTGCCGCTTACGCTGACAAGGTGAAAGGCATGCTCGTTACGGAACTGAATGCAGGACAGATGATTGAAGATGTCCGCCTGGCTGTGAACGGTAAAGTAAAGGTAGAACATTTCGGACGTCTCGGCGGTATTGTTCCCGACCCGGATGAGATTGTAACTGCTTTGGAAGAAAAAATAATCAAATAA
- a CDS encoding thiamine pyrophosphate-dependent enzyme produces MTKEEIIKPENLVYKKPTLMNDNAMHYCPGCSHGVVHKLIAEVIEEMGMEDKTVGISPVGCAVFAYNYLDIDWQEAAHGRAPAVATAVKRLWPDRLVFTYQGDGDLACIGTAETIHALNRGENITIIFINNAIYGMTGGQMAPTTLVGMKSSTCPYGRDVELHGYPLKITEIAAQLEGTAYVTRQSVQSVPAIRKAKKAIRKAFENSMNGKGSNLVEIVSTCSSGWKMTPEKANKWMEEHMFPFYPLGDLKDKE; encoded by the coding sequence ATGACTAAAGAAGAAATAATCAAACCCGAGAATCTGGTTTACAAGAAACCGACTCTGATGAACGATAATGCCATGCACTACTGTCCGGGTTGCAGTCACGGTGTGGTACACAAGCTCATTGCTGAAGTGATAGAGGAAATGGGCATGGAGGACAAAACAGTGGGCATCTCTCCGGTAGGATGCGCAGTTTTCGCCTACAACTATCTGGATATTGACTGGCAGGAAGCGGCACACGGACGTGCTCCCGCTGTGGCAACTGCCGTAAAACGCCTGTGGCCGGACCGCCTCGTTTTCACTTACCAGGGCGATGGTGACTTGGCTTGTATCGGTACAGCCGAAACAATCCACGCATTAAACCGCGGCGAGAATATCACAATTATCTTTATCAACAATGCCATCTACGGTATGACCGGCGGTCAGATGGCACCGACCACGCTGGTAGGCATGAAAAGTTCGACTTGCCCTTACGGACGTGATGTCGAACTTCACGGTTATCCATTAAAGATTACCGAAATCGCTGCCCAACTGGAAGGAACCGCCTACGTGACCCGCCAGTCCGTACAGTCTGTGCCAGCTATCCGCAAAGCGAAGAAAGCCATCCGCAAGGCATTCGAAAATTCAATGAACGGCAAGGGCTCCAACTTGGTGGAAATCGTTTCCACTTGTAGCTCCGGCTGGAAAATGACTCCCGAAAAGGCAAACAAATGGATGGAAGAACATATGTTCCCGTTCTATCCGCTGGGTGATTTAAAAGATAAAGAATAA
- a CDS encoding 2-oxoacid:acceptor oxidoreductase family protein has product MKEEIIIAGFGGQGVLSMGKILAYSGLMEGKEVSWMPAYGPEQRGGTANVTVIVSDDKVSSPILSKYDTAIILNQPSLEKFESKVKPGGILIYDGYGIINPPTRKDIKVYRIDAMDAANEMNNAKAFNMIVLGGLLKLRPIVTLENVIKGLKKTLPERHHHLIPMNEEAIKKGMELIREV; this is encoded by the coding sequence ATGAAAGAAGAAATAATTATAGCAGGATTCGGTGGACAAGGCGTATTGTCCATGGGTAAGATTCTGGCTTATTCGGGTCTGATGGAAGGCAAGGAAGTGAGCTGGATGCCTGCATACGGTCCTGAACAACGCGGTGGAACAGCCAACGTTACAGTAATTGTAAGCGATGACAAGGTTTCTTCGCCCATCTTGAGCAAATATGACACTGCCATCATTCTGAACCAGCCTTCACTCGAAAAGTTTGAAAGCAAAGTAAAGCCCGGCGGTATCCTTATTTACGACGGTTACGGAATCATCAACCCGCCTACCCGCAAGGACATCAAAGTATATCGCATTGACGCGATGGACGCAGCCAATGAGATGAACAATGCCAAGGCGTTCAACATGATTGTACTCGGCGGTTTATTGAAACTCCGCCCGATTGTCACGCTGGAAAATGTAATCAAAGGACTGAAGAAAACCCTGCCGGAACGCCACCACCACTTGATTCCCATGAATGAGGAAGCCATCAAGAAAGGTATGGAGCTAATCCGTGAGGTTTGA
- a CDS encoding putative porin — MRRILLLYILLSVIGLTTVHAQFDNGRQRVDENGYDQYGNQVDPAMIPDRLDSANVEVQGLAPTLYMWRIKNQLGDRTIIPADTTYHHFQNTNLTDGLTGHYNYLANMGSPRMSRIFFDRRDPEPTIFMEPFSSFFIRPTEFNFTNSNVPYTNLTYHKAGNKVNGEERFKSYFSVNVNKKLAFGFNIDYLYGRGYYNNQNTAYFNAAFFGSYIGDKYQMQAIYSNNYLKTNENGGIEDDRYITAPEEMAQGQREYESTNIPTKLSETTNRNHDFYIFLTQRYNLGFKRDIPQAENDTTPAKQEFVPVTSFIHTIQVERARHTFNSNDDMRKKNYYQNTYLDPDNPIAHDSTTYVGIKNTVGIALLEGFNKYAKAGLTAFASYKISKYTLMNMNGSPSPDKYNENEIFVGGELSKREGNVLHYHAIGEVGLAGKAIGQFNVKGDIDLNFPLWKDTVSLIARGEVSNKLAPFYMRHYHSKHFLWDNDMDKEFRTRIEGELSIARWRTRLKAGVENIKNYTYFNQQTTPEQKSGSLQVLSASLNQDFKLGIFHLDNEVTWQKSSDQTVLPLPDLSLYHNFYMQFKLAKKVLSVQLGADVRYFTKYNAPAYMPAIQNFHLQPANDQVEIGGYPIVNVYANLHLKRTRFYVMMYHVNQGMSRPNYFLSPHYPINPRVLKFGLSWNFYD, encoded by the coding sequence ATGAGACGAATCTTACTATTATATATACTACTTTCCGTTATAGGTTTGACAACTGTCCATGCGCAGTTCGATAATGGTCGACAAAGAGTGGACGAAAACGGATACGACCAATATGGTAATCAGGTAGACCCAGCCATGATTCCGGACAGGCTGGATAGTGCAAACGTTGAAGTACAGGGATTAGCGCCTACATTGTATATGTGGCGTATCAAAAATCAATTGGGCGACCGGACTATCATTCCGGCGGATACGACCTACCACCATTTCCAGAACACGAATCTTACAGACGGGCTGACCGGACATTACAACTACCTTGCCAATATGGGTTCTCCCCGTATGTCACGCATCTTCTTTGACCGTCGTGACCCGGAGCCGACTATTTTTATGGAGCCTTTCTCCAGTTTCTTTATCCGTCCTACGGAATTCAATTTTACAAACAGTAACGTGCCCTACACCAATCTTACCTATCATAAAGCGGGTAATAAAGTAAACGGTGAAGAACGTTTCAAATCATACTTCTCCGTCAATGTCAACAAAAAACTGGCTTTTGGTTTTAATATAGACTACTTGTACGGACGAGGGTACTACAACAATCAGAATACGGCATACTTCAACGCCGCATTTTTCGGCAGCTATATTGGCGACAAGTATCAGATGCAAGCCATTTACAGCAATAATTACTTGAAAACAAATGAAAACGGAGGTATTGAGGACGACCGATATATCACCGCTCCCGAAGAAATGGCCCAAGGACAGAGGGAATACGAGTCAACCAATATTCCGACTAAGCTGAGTGAAACGACCAACCGTAATCACGACTTTTACATATTCCTTACCCAACGTTATAATTTGGGGTTCAAACGTGATATACCACAGGCTGAGAATGACACGACTCCTGCCAAACAGGAATTCGTACCGGTCACCAGCTTCATACATACCATTCAAGTAGAGCGGGCACGGCACACCTTCAACTCTAATGACGATATGCGGAAGAAAAACTATTATCAGAATACTTATCTTGACCCCGACAATCCGATTGCCCACGACAGTACCACCTATGTAGGAATCAAGAACACCGTTGGTATTGCCCTGCTCGAAGGTTTCAACAAATATGCCAAAGCCGGTCTGACCGCATTTGCTTCCTATAAAATCAGCAAGTACACACTGATGAATATGAACGGCAGCCCGTCTCCCGACAAATATAATGAAAACGAAATATTTGTAGGCGGTGAACTTTCCAAACGCGAAGGTAATGTGCTTCATTATCATGCTATCGGTGAAGTGGGGCTGGCAGGAAAAGCCATCGGACAGTTCAACGTGAAAGGGGATATTGACCTTAACTTCCCTTTGTGGAAAGACACGGTCAGTCTCATAGCCCGTGGTGAGGTCAGCAATAAACTTGCCCCTTTCTATATGCGTCATTACCATTCCAAACATTTCTTGTGGGATAATGACATGGATAAAGAATTCCGTACCCGTATCGAGGGGGAATTGAGCATTGCCCGTTGGAGAACAAGGTTGAAAGCAGGAGTTGAAAATATAAAGAACTATACTTACTTCAACCAACAGACAACACCCGAACAAAAAAGCGGAAGCCTGCAAGTATTATCGGCAAGCCTCAACCAGGACTTCAAGCTCGGAATATTCCATTTGGACAACGAAGTGACCTGGCAGAAATCCAGTGACCAGACAGTGCTTCCCTTGCCCGACCTCTCACTGTATCACAACTTCTACATGCAGTTCAAACTGGCGAAGAAAGTACTTAGCGTGCAGTTGGGTGCCGACGTACGATACTTCACCAAATACAATGCCCCTGCGTATATGCCTGCCATCCAAAACTTCCACCTGCAACCGGCAAACGACCAGGTAGAGATTGGCGGCTACCCGATTGTGAATGTTTACGCGAACCTGCACTTAAAGCGTACGCGTTTCTATGTAATGATGTACCACGTGAACCAAGGTATGAGCAGACCGAATTACTTCCTGTCTCCCCACTACCCCATCAACCCGCGTGTACTGAAATTCGGCCTTTCATGGAATTTCTATGATTAA
- a CDS encoding transporter substrate-binding domain-containing protein codes for METRPKLRLFRYLVPVVIVLAILFSVRQCGSKQEKPSGHPRDYAAIAKEGILRVATEYNSTSFYVDGDTISGFHYELIEAFARDKGLKAEIMPFMSFEERLKGLAEGRFDVIAFGILATSELKDSLLLTTPIVLNKQVLVQRKETEENDSLYIRSQLDLAQRTLHVVKGSPSILRVRNLGNEIGDTIYIKEIEKYGPEQLISLVAHGDIDYAVCDESIARAVADSLPQIDINTAISFTQFYSWAVSKQSPVLLDSLNTWLDKFQKEKEYQKLYKKYYTR; via the coding sequence ATGGAGACACGCCCCAAACTGAGACTGTTCAGATATTTAGTACCTGTCGTTATTGTACTGGCCATCCTCTTTTCTGTCCGCCAATGCGGTAGTAAACAGGAAAAGCCGTCGGGACACCCGCGTGACTACGCAGCCATTGCCAAAGAAGGAATATTACGTGTAGCAACCGAATACAATTCCACCAGTTTCTATGTAGACGGCGACACTATCTCCGGTTTCCATTATGAACTGATAGAAGCCTTTGCCCGCGACAAAGGGCTGAAAGCCGAGATAATGCCTTTCATGAGTTTTGAAGAACGGTTGAAAGGACTGGCGGAGGGACGTTTTGATGTCATCGCTTTCGGTATATTAGCCACTAGCGAACTCAAAGACTCCCTACTTCTCACCACGCCTATCGTACTCAACAAACAAGTGCTGGTGCAACGGAAAGAGACTGAAGAAAACGACTCACTCTATATCCGCAGCCAACTGGACCTGGCACAGCGTACGCTTCATGTCGTGAAAGGCTCCCCTTCCATTTTGCGTGTCCGGAACCTGGGAAATGAAATCGGCGACACTATCTACATAAAGGAAATAGAGAAATACGGCCCCGAACAATTGATTTCACTGGTAGCTCACGGAGATATCGACTATGCCGTTTGTGACGAAAGTATCGCACGGGCGGTCGCGGACTCTTTGCCACAGATAGACATCAATACCGCAATCAGCTTTACGCAGTTCTACTCATGGGCAGTCAGCAAACAATCACCCGTCTTACTCGATAGTTTGAATACATGGCTGGATAAATTCCAAAAGGAAAAGGAATACCAAAAGCTTTATAAAAAATACTATACCCGATAA
- a CDS encoding Gfo/Idh/MocA family protein: protein MSEKIIKWGFIGCGEVTKTKSGPAFQKVEHSEVVAVMSRDGAKAKAYAKERGIKKWYDDAQELIDDPEVNAIYIATPPSSHATYAIMSMKAGKPAYIEKPMAVTYEECTRINRISNETGVPCFVAYYRRYLPYFQKVKELVENGTIGNVINVQIRFAQPPRDLDYNRNNLPWRVQADIAGGGYFYDLAPHQIDLLQDMFGCILEASGYKSNRGGLYPAEDTLSACFQFDNGLVGSGSWCFVAHDSAREDRIEIIGDKGMICFSVFTYEPIGLHTEKGREEICIGNPEHVQQPLIQAVVDHLLGKSVCSCDGESATLTNWVMDKILGKL, encoded by the coding sequence ATGAGTGAAAAGATTATCAAATGGGGCTTCATCGGTTGCGGAGAAGTAACCAAGACGAAAAGTGGTCCCGCTTTCCAGAAAGTAGAACATTCGGAAGTCGTGGCAGTAATGAGCCGTGACGGTGCGAAAGCAAAAGCTTATGCCAAAGAAAGAGGTATCAAGAAATGGTATGATGATGCACAGGAGCTGATAGACGACCCGGAAGTAAATGCTATATATATCGCTACTCCCCCTTCTTCACATGCCACTTATGCCATCATGTCCATGAAAGCAGGCAAGCCTGCCTATATTGAGAAGCCGATGGCCGTCACTTACGAAGAGTGTACCCGCATCAACCGTATATCCAACGAGACGGGGGTTCCCTGCTTTGTTGCCTATTACCGCCGTTACCTTCCATACTTTCAGAAAGTAAAGGAACTGGTAGAGAACGGGACTATCGGTAACGTTATCAATGTGCAGATTCGTTTTGCTCAGCCGCCGCGCGATTTGGATTACAATCGTAATAATCTTCCCTGGCGTGTGCAAGCGGATATTGCCGGAGGCGGTTACTTCTATGACCTTGCTCCGCATCAGATTGATTTATTACAGGATATGTTCGGTTGCATCCTCGAAGCCAGCGGATACAAGAGCAATCGCGGCGGGCTTTACCCTGCCGAAGATACCCTGAGTGCTTGTTTCCAGTTTGATAACGGGCTGGTGGGTAGCGGTTCCTGGTGTTTCGTCGCCCATGATTCCGCCCGTGAAGACCGTATAGAGATTATCGGTGACAAGGGAATGATTTGTTTCTCCGTCTTTACATACGAGCCTATCGGACTGCATACAGAGAAAGGACGCGAGGAAATCTGTATCGGCAATCCTGAACACGTGCAGCAACCGCTTATCCAGGCGGTGGTAGACCACCTATTAGGTAAGTCCGTTTGTTCTTGCGACGGTGAAAGCGCAACGTTGACCAACTGGGTAATGGATAAGATTCTCGGAAAACTCTAA
- a CDS encoding nucleoside deaminase, which produces MTKEELMRKAIELSKENIENGGGPFGAVIATKEGEIVATGVNRVTASCDPTAHAEVSAIRAAAAKLGTFNLSGYEIYTSCEPCPMCLGAIYWARLDKMYYGNNKTDAKNIGFDDSFIYDELELKPEDRKLPSEILLHNEALTTFKAWVAKEDKIEY; this is translated from the coding sequence ATGACAAAAGAAGAATTGATGCGGAAAGCTATCGAGCTTTCTAAAGAGAACATTGAAAATGGTGGAGGTCCGTTTGGTGCTGTGATTGCTACCAAAGAGGGGGAAATAGTTGCAACAGGCGTGAACCGTGTTACGGCATCCTGCGACCCTACTGCTCACGCTGAAGTGAGCGCCATACGTGCCGCTGCTGCGAAGCTCGGGACATTCAACCTTAGCGGATACGAAATCTATACCTCTTGCGAACCTTGCCCGATGTGTCTGGGTGCTATCTATTGGGCACGACTGGACAAGATGTATTACGGCAACAATAAAACTGATGCCAAGAATATCGGCTTTGACGACTCTTTTATTTATGACGAACTGGAACTTAAACCGGAAGACAGAAAACTACCCTCAGAAATCTTACTGCATAATGAAGCCCTTACTACCTTCAAAGCCTGGGTGGCCAAAGAAGACAAGATAGAATATTAA
- the prmA gene encoding 50S ribosomal protein L11 methyltransferase: MKYFEFTFHTNPCTETVNDVLAAVLGEVGFESFVECESGLTAYIQQSLYDETAIQTAITEFPLPDTEIKFTYTEAEDKDWNEEWEKNFFQPIIIGDRCVIHSTFHQDVPKAEYDIVINPQMAFGTGHHETTSLIIEELLDSELKDKSLLDMGCGTSILAILARMRGARPCTAIDIDEWCVRNSIENIELNHVDDIAVSQGDASSLVGKGPFDVIIANINRNILLNDMKQYVACMQPGSELYMSGFYVDDIAVIREEAEKNGLTYVHYKEKNRWAEVKFIYKA; encoded by the coding sequence ATGAAGTATTTTGAGTTCACATTCCATACCAACCCTTGCACTGAAACAGTTAATGACGTACTGGCTGCCGTGCTTGGCGAAGTAGGATTCGAGAGTTTTGTTGAATGTGAAAGCGGGTTGACCGCCTATATCCAACAATCATTATATGACGAAACCGCTATTCAAACTGCAATCACCGAGTTCCCCCTGCCCGATACGGAAATCAAATTTACTTATACAGAAGCAGAAGACAAGGATTGGAACGAAGAATGGGAGAAGAATTTCTTCCAGCCGATTATTATCGGCGACCGATGCGTGATTCACAGCACTTTCCACCAAGACGTTCCCAAAGCAGAATATGATATTGTTATCAATCCGCAAATGGCTTTCGGGACAGGACACCATGAAACAACAAGCCTTATCATTGAAGAGTTGCTGGATAGCGAACTGAAAGATAAATCACTCCTCGATATGGGCTGTGGGACTTCGATTCTTGCCATCCTCGCAAGAATGAGAGGCGCACGTCCGTGCACAGCTATCGACATTGACGAATGGTGCGTACGAAATTCTATCGAGAATATTGAATTGAATCATGTAGATGATATTGCCGTTTCTCAAGGAGATGCTTCGTCCCTTGTTGGGAAAGGACCGTTCGACGTTATTATTGCCAATATCAACCGGAATATTCTGTTGAATGATATGAAACAATATGTCGCTTGTATGCAGCCGGGGTCTGAACTGTATATGAGCGGATTCTATGTAGATGATATCGCAGTTATTCGTGAAGAAGCGGAAAAGAACGGATTGACTTATGTCCATTATAAAGAGAAGAATCGTTGGGCAGAAGTGAAGTTCATTTATAAAGCCTGA
- a CDS encoding flavodoxin: MKRIGLFYAAKAEKTSWVAEKIQQEFGEDKITAVPIEQAWQNDFAAYDCFIVGASTWFDGELPTYWDELLPELRTMDLKGKKVAIFGLGDQIRYPENFADGIGLLAEVFEEDGATLIGFTSSEGYTFERSKALRGDHWCGLVVDLDNQSEQAKKKIKDWCEQVKKEFK, from the coding sequence ATGAAAAGGATAGGATTATTTTATGCCGCTAAGGCTGAAAAGACGAGTTGGGTAGCAGAGAAGATTCAACAGGAATTTGGTGAAGACAAGATAACGGCAGTGCCGATAGAACAAGCATGGCAGAATGATTTTGCCGCTTATGACTGTTTTATAGTCGGTGCTTCCACCTGGTTTGACGGTGAACTTCCTACCTACTGGGACGAACTGTTGCCGGAACTCCGGACAATGGATTTAAAAGGAAAGAAAGTGGCTATCTTCGGATTGGGTGACCAGATACGCTATCCGGAAAACTTTGCGGACGGCATCGGGTTGCTGGCAGAAGTCTTCGAAGAGGACGGAGCCACATTGATAGGTTTCACTTCTTCCGAAGGATATACTTTTGAACGTTCAAAAGCATTGCGTGGTGACCATTGGTGCGGACTGGTCGTTGACTTGGATAATCAATCGGAACAGGCGAAAAAGAAAATCAAGGACTGGTGTGAGCAGGTAAAGAAGGAGTTTAAATAA
- a CDS encoding thiamine pyrophosphate-dependent enzyme — MKKYDIKNTDVETLKKWYHLMTLGRALDEKAPSYLLQSLGWSYHAPYAGHDGIQLAIGQVFTLGEDFLFPYYRDMLTVLSAGMTAEEIILNGISKATDPGSGGRHMSNHFAKPEWHIENISSATGTHDLHAAGVARAMVYYGHKGVAITSHGESATSEGFVYEAINGASLERLPVIFVIQDNGYGISVPKSEQTANRKVAENFSGFKNLKIIYCNGKDVFDSMNAMTEAREYAITTRNPVIVQANCVRIGSHSNSDKHTLYRDENELEYVKEADPLLKFRRMLLRYKRLTEEELQEIEAAAKKELSAANRKALAAPDPDPKSIYDFVMPEPYQPQKYKEGTHEEEGEKTFLVNAINETLKAEFRHNPDTFIWGQDVANKEKGGVFNVTKGMQQEFGDSRVFSAPIAEDYIVGTANGMSRFDPKIHVVIEGAEFADYFWPAVEQYVECTHEYWRSNGKFAPNITLRLASGGYIGGGLYHSQNIEGALTTLPGARIVCPSFADDAAGLLRTSMRSKGFTLFLEPKALYNSVEAATVVPEDFEVPFGKARIRREGTDLSIITYGNTTHFCLHAAERLEKEGGWKVEVIDIRSLIPLDKEAIFESVKKTSKALVVHEDKVFSGFGAELAAMIGGEMFRYLDAPVQRVGSTFTPVGFNPILEKEILPDEAKIYEAAKKLLEY, encoded by the coding sequence ATGAAAAAGTATGATATAAAAAATACAGATGTCGAAACTTTAAAGAAGTGGTATCATCTGATGACATTAGGGCGTGCCTTGGACGAAAAGGCACCGTCTTACCTGCTGCAATCGTTGGGTTGGTCTTACCATGCTCCCTATGCGGGACATGATGGTATCCAACTGGCTATCGGACAGGTATTTACTCTTGGAGAAGACTTCCTGTTCCCTTACTATCGTGATATGCTGACCGTACTCTCTGCCGGAATGACCGCAGAAGAAATAATCCTGAACGGTATATCAAAGGCAACCGACCCCGGAAGCGGCGGACGCCATATGTCGAACCATTTCGCCAAACCGGAATGGCATATAGAAAACATTTCTTCCGCAACGGGTACACACGACCTTCATGCGGCAGGTGTGGCGCGGGCAATGGTATATTATGGACATAAAGGGGTTGCCATTACTTCGCATGGAGAATCGGCTACGTCCGAAGGCTTTGTTTATGAAGCTATCAATGGTGCCAGCCTCGAACGTCTCCCTGTTATTTTTGTGATTCAGGATAACGGCTACGGCATCTCTGTTCCTAAATCGGAGCAGACCGCCAACCGTAAAGTAGCAGAAAACTTCTCTGGCTTCAAGAACCTGAAAATCATCTATTGCAATGGAAAAGATGTGTTCGACTCGATGAACGCCATGACCGAAGCCCGCGAATATGCGATTACTACCCGTAATCCCGTGATTGTGCAGGCTAACTGTGTTCGCATCGGTTCTCATTCCAATTCGGACAAACATACCTTATACCGGGATGAAAACGAGCTGGAATATGTAAAGGAAGCCGACCCGTTACTGAAATTCCGTCGGATGTTACTCCGCTACAAACGGCTGACTGAAGAGGAACTGCAAGAAATAGAGGCAGCAGCTAAAAAAGAATTATCTGCTGCCAACCGGAAAGCATTGGCTGCTCCCGACCCTGACCCCAAGAGCATCTATGATTTCGTAATGCCCGAACCCTATCAACCACAGAAATATAAGGAAGGCACTCATGAAGAGGAAGGAGAGAAGACTTTCCTGGTCAATGCCATTAACGAGACATTGAAAGCGGAATTCCGCCATAATCCCGACACCTTTATATGGGGGCAAGATGTGGCAAATAAGGAAAAAGGCGGTGTATTTAATGTGACGAAAGGCATGCAACAGGAATTTGGCGATTCCCGTGTGTTCAGTGCACCGATTGCCGAAGATTATATTGTAGGTACAGCCAACGGAATGAGCCGTTTTGACCCCAAAATCCATGTTGTGATAGAAGGCGCGGAATTTGCCGATTACTTCTGGCCTGCCGTCGAGCAATATGTGGAGTGTACGCATGAATACTGGCGTAGCAATGGAAAATTTGCTCCGAACATAACCCTGCGTCTGGCTTCCGGTGGCTATATCGGTGGAGGTCTTTATCATTCCCAAAACATAGAGGGTGCTCTTACAACCTTGCCGGGAGCGCGTATTGTCTGCCCTTCCTTTGCGGATGATGCAGCCGGATTACTTCGTACTAGTATGCGTTCCAAAGGGTTTACCCTGTTCCTCGAACCGAAAGCATTGTATAACTCCGTAGAAGCGGCCACCGTTGTGCCGGAAGATTTTGAAGTTCCTTTCGGCAAGGCACGTATCCGTCGTGAGGGAACGGATTTGAGTATCATTACTTATGGTAACACTACTCATTTCTGCCTGCATGCGGCAGAACGGTTGGAGAAAGAGGGTGGATGGAAAGTGGAAGTCATCGACATTCGTTCTTTGATACCATTAGATAAGGAAGCAATCTTCGAGTCGGTGAAGAAAACAAGTAAGGCGTTGGTTGTCCATGAAGATAAAGTTTTCTCCGGTTTTGGGGCGGAGCTTGCCGCTATGATTGGCGGAGAGATGTTCCGTTATTTGGACGCACCTGTGCAGCGTGTAGGTTCTACATTTACCCCTGTCGGTTTCAATCCGATTCTTGAAAAAGAGATTCTGCCGGATGAGGCTAAAATTTATGAAGCAGCCAAGAAATTATTGGAATATTAA